The DNA region AGAGCAATGCACGAACAAAACTTTTACGGACTTGTACGTTCTCCAAACActgtttcttttgttcatcTATATTTATCTTTACTCGTCTCCTTGGTTATGAGTTTGCTTCTGTTTTCGCAGGAAGTGGATATCTGGTCATTCGGTTGCTTAATCTTTGAGTTGTTGACTCTACAAAATCCATATTTTGATTTATCCGAGCTTCAGATTCATGAATCACTACAGGTTTGTCTCACTTTCACTTACATGATCAAGATCTtgataaaattatgattttaacaaGTTTCTTCTATCCTATTCTTGACCAGAATGGCAAAAGACCAAAGCTACCAAAGAAACTAGTGACACTGAGctctgaaacagaggaagacgaATCAACTAACAAACTCTGTGAAGAGTTTGACCTAACCGAATCTGACTTGGACACATTGAGATTTCTTATCGACGTGTTTCACCAGTGCACTGAGGAGTCTCCGTTTGATCGTCTAAATGCAGGAGACCTCCATGAAATGATTCTTTTACAGACAAAAAGAGAGTAAATCTCCTAAAGGTAATTCCACTTCTCCGCAAAGCTCAAGCCTTTAAAGGCTTTGAAgcttaaaagagagaagatagaAAAATTTGATCTCAGTCTCTTTAAAGATTAGAATTATGTTGTCAACAATTTGGGTCTAAAAGCTTCATAAGCTTTAAGGGAACCagagaactatatatataggtggtaattctttcttcttgtaaccttgtttgtttcttcattttgtAATCCTCACTGTTCTTAGTCTGTATCATTTGATTTGTAGACACTAGACACCATTGTATCAttcttcttttaagtttttaatttaataaacaaagaaaccttaTATATTTAACGATCTTTTCTTGACTCAAATTTTAACTGCGGTTTTCTTGCAAGAATTTTGTTTGAACAACTTTTAAACTCGCTTCGAGCATAAATATACGGATTGaatatattgataatatatgTGTGATGTGAATCATATTATacatgaaagaaaagaaaaggaaaaaaagaaatcgaGAAAAAAACAACTATCGAGATTCCGACGAAGATGTGACTGCACTGACAGGAGATATTCTTGGAACTGGCACGGGAAACTCATGAATTTCATCAATCCATGGATTAGTCTTCTCCTTGGCTGGATTTATAGTTCTCAAAGCTCTCCAGACCGCACTATTACACTTAAAACCCGATCCAAAAGCAATCTGCCAAGTCCTATCTCCTCTCTTGATCCTCCCTTTAGCTTCACTATACGCAAGCTCGTACCAAAGCGAGCTACTCGAAGTATTCCCAAACCGGTTCAAAGTCATCCTCGAAGGCTCCATATGCCACTCAGAAAGATCtaaattcttctcaatctcatcGAGCACCGCTCTGCCTCCCGCGTGGATGCAGAAGTGCTCGAATGCTAGCTTAAAATCAGGAATGTAAGGTTTGATTTTCTTGACATTGAAGACTTTTCTCGCGACCAGTGTTGCAAAAAAGAGAAGTTGCTCGGACATTGGTAGGACTAGTGGTCCGAGAGTGGTTATGTTCGTTTTGAGAGCTTCTCCGGCGATGGCCATTAGGTTTTTGGAAAGTGAGACACCGATTTgtttgttgtcgttgttgtcTTCACGTTGGTAAACACAGTTGAAGGCGTTGTCATCAGCTCCTTTGTGTGTACGGACAGTGTGGATGAGTTGATATTTGGAGCGGCGGCGGTCCGAGGAGCGGTTAGAAAGGAGAACTGCGGCGCCGCCCATTCGGAAGATGCAGTTTGAGAGAAGCATTGACCGGTCGTTGCCTAAGTACCAGTTTAGGGTTATGTTCTCTGTGCTTACTACTAGTGCATATGAGTTTGGCTGGACCTGCATGCATATCACAATTGAAATATTAGTACTCTAAACGCATGTAAATATATCATACATATACAAGTATAAAAATATCAAGACTTTTAcatatgtgtatgtgtatacGTATGtcaatatttttggaaactttatGTGGTTGGTacgtattattttatttttacgttATACTGTTTACAGTTTTGCAATTTTTCagtgttataaataaaataatatagttGGAAATGAAATAGTATAATGAAACTTGCAGAACACATGCATGGCACCATACGTGAGACCTTACGTGTAATAAGATTATTTATGAAACTTATACTCCTAAAATTGGTGATATTGTTCAACAAACCTTCCCTCGATTAAACATAACTAAGCAAGCAGCCAAGCATGACACGTCACCTATCAATTTGGTATAAATTCGTCCACAGAACAAAATATTATCTATGTATCTGCCCTTATTCTCTCCAGctttgtcaaaaaataataataataataatgtatggCGATTCTATATACATTCCGACAGGATCTTACCTACTATCAACTATGCAAAGGCGTCATGACATACCACACTTTGGATTGACCGTAAGATATATGTACTTTAGTGTTAGTAAgtattatatacacacatacagTATATAGATAGATTGTATACTAAATACATGCATTAGTACTTGCTATGAAGACAATGTATAATTTTCCAATCATCACAAGTACACGTGCTCATAAAGACGCTAGAGCTCTTACCATGTTCTCATATAAAATCAGCAACCAAAAATTCATATAGATAATGACATGACGTGAAGAAAACTAGAAAGGTCCCAACCTCCCCAcccaaattaaattaaagttttctcTTTGTCAcgatatttttatttcatatcaGATGGTTCAATTGATGGCGAACCTTAGtattaaataacaataaaaagggTTGTACTTAATTTGTAATGAAATGACttaattgaataaatttttacCTGAAGAAGCTGTTTAGCGAGATCAATGGAGATAAGACCGGCACTACAACCCATTCCACCAAGATTATAGCTCAATATATTTCCTCTAAGCTTATATTTATTCACGATCATAGCCGATAGAGAAGGCGTCGGATTAAACAAGCTGCAGTTCACCACAAGTATTCCAATATNaaaaaaaaaaaaaaaaaaaaaaaaaaaaaaaaaaaagagagagaggagatttAGTGTTCAATATTGTAGAGAAAGAGATAACTTATGGCCTAAAAGTTGGAGTATTATTGAGAATTTATAAGCAAAGAGTTTTAGAAAGAGAACGAGGCAATTTAATAAATGTGTGTATGGTACGTAGTCCCTATGGGTATTGTTGTGGCGGTGAGCTAACTATACATTGATTCCGTTTCGAGTTTTGACCGAAACTGACCacacatgtttttctttttaaaaatatactcatAGTCCACCCTCCATTAAGATGTCtattgctcttcttcttcattttattttgctttgatgtgttatattttcaa from Camelina sativa cultivar DH55 chromosome 3, Cs, whole genome shotgun sequence includes:
- the LOC104761831 gene encoding 3-ketoacyl-CoA synthase 2-like isoform X1, whose product is MKENHMNNTINVTNNKLPNFLSSVRLKNVKLGYHYLISNAFYILLLPALFAAASSFNLSDLTILFTHLLNSHFLSFTLFSALLIFLTTLYFATRPRKVFLLDFSCYKPDSSLICTRETFMDRAQRVGIFTEEALVFQQKILERSGIGQKTYIPEALLRVPPNPCMSEARKEAEMIMFGAIDAVLEKTGVKPKDIGILVVNCSLFNPTPSLSAMIVNKYKLRGNILSYNLGGMGCSAGLISIDLAKQLLQVQPNSYALVVSTENITLNWYLGNDRSMLLSNCIFRMGGAAVLLSNRSSDRRRSKYQLIHTVRTHKGADDNAFNCVYQREDNNDNKQIGVSLSKNLMAIAGEALKTNITTLGPLVLPMSEQLLFFATLVARKVFNVKKIKPYIPDFKLAFEHFCIHAGGRAVLDEIEKNLDLSEWHMEPSRMTLNRFGNTSSSSLWYELAYSEAKGRIKRGDRTWQIAFGSGFKCNSAVWRALRTINPAKEKTNPWIDEIHEFPVPVPRISPVSAVTSSSESR